A stretch of the Ornithodoros turicata isolate Travis chromosome 4, ASM3712646v1, whole genome shotgun sequence genome encodes the following:
- the LOC135390781 gene encoding 1-phosphatidylinositol 4,5-bisphosphate phosphodiesterase eta-2-like isoform X1 — protein MEASSSTDTRRHALFDFFKRFKQQEEPDADAAAIEEILEVLKKGMKLHKVRSSKRFYKRAFQLDLNNLRMGYKNSHKCGILASKPFIDLFDVEEVRKGWKTDVFNVVEGKFRRRKTYLPFSSLNVSEDTCFSLILAPKQNTLDLVAHTPNECDLWVRGLRHIVANCKTQRREQDYERWLKEQFQHADVNDNGSLNFNEIQGLLKQLNISMDKRYSRFLFNAANFKQNKVDGEDVLDPEEFVKFYYSLLSRPDIEKIFKQYTAPNMSIMGPEELQKFLLKEQKTEVSITECKQLVENFRRDKELPEGVLGLAGFRDILLSDDHDIFKKECRRVYQDMEQPLNHYYIASSHNTYLVQGQLVGNSSVEGYITALKKGCRCLELDVWDGPNDEPVVYHGYTLTSKILFRDILDAVKLYAFVESQYPVILSLENHCTIEQQKMMAKHLVDILGDLLHKTPVSDKEDKLPSPESLLNKVIVKGKKLNKDHTVDEDDSDEEGAPKHATPVAGGQLAEELSECVNYCKSAHFKTFLDTENWKFYEMASFSEVKASNICAIPAGAVEFVKYNSKHFSRIYPKGTRTDSSNYCPVPFWNVGCQIVALNYQSWDQKTFINEAKFSTNGRSGYVLMPEFLRNGTFDPNKIDPAMKRTLTVKIISGQQIPKPMAVAEGEVVDPYVIIKVKGHPLDNQKVKTKFIHNNGFNPYWGEIFELDIRVPELAMILFTVKDENRIGKNMKLGKYALPFTAIAEGYRHVHLRNEAFGPLVPASIFVHVTIRE, from the exons ATGGAAGCTTCCTCTTCCACGGACACGAGACGACACGCTCTGTTTGACTTCTTCAAACGATTTAAGCAGCAGGAAGAACCAGATGCAG ATGCGGCGGCGATCGAAGAGATATTGGAAGTCCTCAAGAAGGGCATGAAACTGCACAAGGTCCGTTCTTCCAAGAGGTTCTACAAGAGGGCTTTCCAGCTAGATCTCAATAACCTCAGGATGGGATACAAGAACTCGCACAAGTGCGGAATCTTGGCCTCGAAACCTTTCA TCGACCTTTTCGATGTGGAGGAGGTGCGCAAGGGCTGGAAGACCGACGTCTTCAACGTGGTCGAGGGGAAATTTCGAAGGCGAAAGACGTACCTTCCCTTCAGCAGTTTGAACGTGAGCGAAGATACCTGCTTCTCGCTCATTTTGGCACCCAAGCAAAACACCTTAGACCTTGTCGCCCACACGCCCAACGAGTGTGACCTCTGGGTTCGAGGGTTGCGCCACATTGTGGCCAACTGCAAGACTCAGCGCAGGGAACAGGACTATGAACG TTGGCTGAAGGAGCAGTTCCAGCATGCTGACGTCAACGACAACGGATCCTTAAACTTCAACGAGATCCAAGGCCTGTTGAAACAGCTGAATATCTCTATGGACAAGCGGTACAGTAGGTTTCTTTTCAAT GCGGCCAACTTCAAGCAGAACAAGGTGGACGGAGAAGACGTGCTTGATCCTGAAGAATTCGTCAAATTCTACTACAGCCTGCTTTCGAGGCCGGACATTGAAAAGATATTTAAACA GTACACTGCTCCGAACATGTCCATAATGGGTCCAGAAGAACTCCAGAAGTTCCTTCTGAAAGAGCAAAAG ACGGAGGTGTCGATAACAGAATGCAAGCAGCTGGTGGAGAACTTCAGGAGGGACAAGGAACTTCCAGAAGGCGTCCTGGGCCTGGCAG GTTTCCGGGATATCTTGCTGTCTGACGACCACGACATCTTCAAGAAAGAATGCAGACGCGTGTACCAGGACATGGAGCAACCTCTTAATCATTACTACATAGCATCCTCGCATAACAC ATACCTCGTTCAAGGCCAGCTTGTTGGGAACAGCAGTGTGGAAGGTTATATTACAGCCCTGAAGAAAGGCTGCCGCTGCCTCGAGT TGGACGTCTGGGATGGTCCCAACGATGAGCCGGTCGTCTACCACGGTTACACTCTCACTTCGAAGATCTTGTTCAGGGACATCTTGGACGCTGTCAAGTTGTACGCCTTTGTGGAGTCGCA ATACCCTGTCATCCTGTCACTGGAGAATCACTGCACGATTGAACAGCAGAAAATGATGGCTAAACACCTGGTTGACATACTTGGGG ATCTTCTCCACAAAACTCCCGTGTCTGACAAGGAAGACAAGCTGCCTTCACCAGAATCTCTACTTAACAAAGTCATCGTCAAG GGCAAGAAGCTTAACAAAGATCATACCGTGGACGAAGACGATAGCGACGAAGAGGGAGCACCAAAGCACGCTACC CCCGTAGCAGGGGGACAGCTGGCCGAAGAACTTTCCGAATGCGTCAACTACTGCAAGTCCGCTCACTTTAAGACTTTCCTGGACACTGAAAATT GGAAGTTTTACGAGATGGCATCCTTCAGCGAAGTGAAGGCATCGAACATCTGCGCGATCCCCGCAGGTGCTGTAGAATTTGTCAAGTACAACAGCAAGCATTTTTCGAGAATATATCCCAAGGGAACGAGGACCGACTCCAGCAACTACTGCCCCGTGCCTTTCTGGAACGTTGGCTGCCAAATCG TTGCCTTGAACTACCAGAGCTGGGACCAGAAGACTTTCATCAACGAAGCCAAGTTCTCGACGAATGGCCGATCGGGTTATGTCCTCATGCCAGAGTTCCTTAGGAATGGCACCTTTGACCCTAATAAGATAGATCCGGCAATGAAAAGGACATTGACTGTCAAG ATCATCAGTGGCCAGCAGATCCCGAAGCCAATGGCCGTTGCCGAAGGCGAAGTGGTCGACCCATACGTTATAATCAAGGTCAAGGGACATCCCCTGGACAACCAGAAGGTTAAGACGAAGTTCATCCATAATAATG gattCAATCCATACTGGGGTGAAATCTTCGAACTGGACATACGGGTTCCAGAACTGGCGATGATACTGTTCACTGTCAAAGACGAAAACAGGATCGGCAAGAACATGAAGCTCGGCAAATATGCACTGCCATTCACAGCAATTGCTGAAGGGTACAGACACGTTCATCTTCGGAACGAGGCGTTCGGCCCTCTCGTACCTGCCAGCATTTTTGTTCACGTCACCATCAGAGAATGA
- the LOC135390781 gene encoding 1-phosphatidylinositol 4,5-bisphosphate phosphodiesterase eta-2-like isoform X2 produces MAIDMERGSSFWRKRIVLEDASKDAAAIEEILEVLKKGMKLHKVRSSKRFYKRAFQLDLNNLRMGYKNSHKCGILASKPFIDLFDVEEVRKGWKTDVFNVVEGKFRRRKTYLPFSSLNVSEDTCFSLILAPKQNTLDLVAHTPNECDLWVRGLRHIVANCKTQRREQDYERWLKEQFQHADVNDNGSLNFNEIQGLLKQLNISMDKRYSRFLFNAANFKQNKVDGEDVLDPEEFVKFYYSLLSRPDIEKIFKQYTAPNMSIMGPEELQKFLLKEQKTEVSITECKQLVENFRRDKELPEGVLGLAGFRDILLSDDHDIFKKECRRVYQDMEQPLNHYYIASSHNTYLVQGQLVGNSSVEGYITALKKGCRCLELDVWDGPNDEPVVYHGYTLTSKILFRDILDAVKLYAFVESQYPVILSLENHCTIEQQKMMAKHLVDILGDLLHKTPVSDKEDKLPSPESLLNKVIVKGKKLNKDHTVDEDDSDEEGAPKHATPVAGGQLAEELSECVNYCKSAHFKTFLDTENWKFYEMASFSEVKASNICAIPAGAVEFVKYNSKHFSRIYPKGTRTDSSNYCPVPFWNVGCQIVALNYQSWDQKTFINEAKFSTNGRSGYVLMPEFLRNGTFDPNKIDPAMKRTLTVKIISGQQIPKPMAVAEGEVVDPYVIIKVKGHPLDNQKVKTKFIHNNGFNPYWGEIFELDIRVPELAMILFTVKDENRIGKNMKLGKYALPFTAIAEGYRHVHLRNEAFGPLVPASIFVHVTIRE; encoded by the exons ATGCGGCGGCGATCGAAGAGATATTGGAAGTCCTCAAGAAGGGCATGAAACTGCACAAGGTCCGTTCTTCCAAGAGGTTCTACAAGAGGGCTTTCCAGCTAGATCTCAATAACCTCAGGATGGGATACAAGAACTCGCACAAGTGCGGAATCTTGGCCTCGAAACCTTTCA TCGACCTTTTCGATGTGGAGGAGGTGCGCAAGGGCTGGAAGACCGACGTCTTCAACGTGGTCGAGGGGAAATTTCGAAGGCGAAAGACGTACCTTCCCTTCAGCAGTTTGAACGTGAGCGAAGATACCTGCTTCTCGCTCATTTTGGCACCCAAGCAAAACACCTTAGACCTTGTCGCCCACACGCCCAACGAGTGTGACCTCTGGGTTCGAGGGTTGCGCCACATTGTGGCCAACTGCAAGACTCAGCGCAGGGAACAGGACTATGAACG TTGGCTGAAGGAGCAGTTCCAGCATGCTGACGTCAACGACAACGGATCCTTAAACTTCAACGAGATCCAAGGCCTGTTGAAACAGCTGAATATCTCTATGGACAAGCGGTACAGTAGGTTTCTTTTCAAT GCGGCCAACTTCAAGCAGAACAAGGTGGACGGAGAAGACGTGCTTGATCCTGAAGAATTCGTCAAATTCTACTACAGCCTGCTTTCGAGGCCGGACATTGAAAAGATATTTAAACA GTACACTGCTCCGAACATGTCCATAATGGGTCCAGAAGAACTCCAGAAGTTCCTTCTGAAAGAGCAAAAG ACGGAGGTGTCGATAACAGAATGCAAGCAGCTGGTGGAGAACTTCAGGAGGGACAAGGAACTTCCAGAAGGCGTCCTGGGCCTGGCAG GTTTCCGGGATATCTTGCTGTCTGACGACCACGACATCTTCAAGAAAGAATGCAGACGCGTGTACCAGGACATGGAGCAACCTCTTAATCATTACTACATAGCATCCTCGCATAACAC ATACCTCGTTCAAGGCCAGCTTGTTGGGAACAGCAGTGTGGAAGGTTATATTACAGCCCTGAAGAAAGGCTGCCGCTGCCTCGAGT TGGACGTCTGGGATGGTCCCAACGATGAGCCGGTCGTCTACCACGGTTACACTCTCACTTCGAAGATCTTGTTCAGGGACATCTTGGACGCTGTCAAGTTGTACGCCTTTGTGGAGTCGCA ATACCCTGTCATCCTGTCACTGGAGAATCACTGCACGATTGAACAGCAGAAAATGATGGCTAAACACCTGGTTGACATACTTGGGG ATCTTCTCCACAAAACTCCCGTGTCTGACAAGGAAGACAAGCTGCCTTCACCAGAATCTCTACTTAACAAAGTCATCGTCAAG GGCAAGAAGCTTAACAAAGATCATACCGTGGACGAAGACGATAGCGACGAAGAGGGAGCACCAAAGCACGCTACC CCCGTAGCAGGGGGACAGCTGGCCGAAGAACTTTCCGAATGCGTCAACTACTGCAAGTCCGCTCACTTTAAGACTTTCCTGGACACTGAAAATT GGAAGTTTTACGAGATGGCATCCTTCAGCGAAGTGAAGGCATCGAACATCTGCGCGATCCCCGCAGGTGCTGTAGAATTTGTCAAGTACAACAGCAAGCATTTTTCGAGAATATATCCCAAGGGAACGAGGACCGACTCCAGCAACTACTGCCCCGTGCCTTTCTGGAACGTTGGCTGCCAAATCG TTGCCTTGAACTACCAGAGCTGGGACCAGAAGACTTTCATCAACGAAGCCAAGTTCTCGACGAATGGCCGATCGGGTTATGTCCTCATGCCAGAGTTCCTTAGGAATGGCACCTTTGACCCTAATAAGATAGATCCGGCAATGAAAAGGACATTGACTGTCAAG ATCATCAGTGGCCAGCAGATCCCGAAGCCAATGGCCGTTGCCGAAGGCGAAGTGGTCGACCCATACGTTATAATCAAGGTCAAGGGACATCCCCTGGACAACCAGAAGGTTAAGACGAAGTTCATCCATAATAATG gattCAATCCATACTGGGGTGAAATCTTCGAACTGGACATACGGGTTCCAGAACTGGCGATGATACTGTTCACTGTCAAAGACGAAAACAGGATCGGCAAGAACATGAAGCTCGGCAAATATGCACTGCCATTCACAGCAATTGCTGAAGGGTACAGACACGTTCATCTTCGGAACGAGGCGTTCGGCCCTCTCGTACCTGCCAGCATTTTTGTTCACGTCACCATCAGAGAATGA
- the LOC135390781 gene encoding 1-phosphatidylinositol 4,5-bisphosphate phosphodiesterase eta-2-like isoform X3, with product MQHATPRCVLLRQIWKPARDAAAIEEILEVLKKGMKLHKVRSSKRFYKRAFQLDLNNLRMGYKNSHKCGILASKPFIDLFDVEEVRKGWKTDVFNVVEGKFRRRKTYLPFSSLNVSEDTCFSLILAPKQNTLDLVAHTPNECDLWVRGLRHIVANCKTQRREQDYERWLKEQFQHADVNDNGSLNFNEIQGLLKQLNISMDKRYSRFLFNAANFKQNKVDGEDVLDPEEFVKFYYSLLSRPDIEKIFKQYTAPNMSIMGPEELQKFLLKEQKTEVSITECKQLVENFRRDKELPEGVLGLAGFRDILLSDDHDIFKKECRRVYQDMEQPLNHYYIASSHNTYLVQGQLVGNSSVEGYITALKKGCRCLELDVWDGPNDEPVVYHGYTLTSKILFRDILDAVKLYAFVESQYPVILSLENHCTIEQQKMMAKHLVDILGDLLHKTPVSDKEDKLPSPESLLNKVIVKGKKLNKDHTVDEDDSDEEGAPKHATPVAGGQLAEELSECVNYCKSAHFKTFLDTENWKFYEMASFSEVKASNICAIPAGAVEFVKYNSKHFSRIYPKGTRTDSSNYCPVPFWNVGCQIVALNYQSWDQKTFINEAKFSTNGRSGYVLMPEFLRNGTFDPNKIDPAMKRTLTVKIISGQQIPKPMAVAEGEVVDPYVIIKVKGHPLDNQKVKTKFIHNNGFNPYWGEIFELDIRVPELAMILFTVKDENRIGKNMKLGKYALPFTAIAEGYRHVHLRNEAFGPLVPASIFVHVTIRE from the exons ATGCGGCGGCGATCGAAGAGATATTGGAAGTCCTCAAGAAGGGCATGAAACTGCACAAGGTCCGTTCTTCCAAGAGGTTCTACAAGAGGGCTTTCCAGCTAGATCTCAATAACCTCAGGATGGGATACAAGAACTCGCACAAGTGCGGAATCTTGGCCTCGAAACCTTTCA TCGACCTTTTCGATGTGGAGGAGGTGCGCAAGGGCTGGAAGACCGACGTCTTCAACGTGGTCGAGGGGAAATTTCGAAGGCGAAAGACGTACCTTCCCTTCAGCAGTTTGAACGTGAGCGAAGATACCTGCTTCTCGCTCATTTTGGCACCCAAGCAAAACACCTTAGACCTTGTCGCCCACACGCCCAACGAGTGTGACCTCTGGGTTCGAGGGTTGCGCCACATTGTGGCCAACTGCAAGACTCAGCGCAGGGAACAGGACTATGAACG TTGGCTGAAGGAGCAGTTCCAGCATGCTGACGTCAACGACAACGGATCCTTAAACTTCAACGAGATCCAAGGCCTGTTGAAACAGCTGAATATCTCTATGGACAAGCGGTACAGTAGGTTTCTTTTCAAT GCGGCCAACTTCAAGCAGAACAAGGTGGACGGAGAAGACGTGCTTGATCCTGAAGAATTCGTCAAATTCTACTACAGCCTGCTTTCGAGGCCGGACATTGAAAAGATATTTAAACA GTACACTGCTCCGAACATGTCCATAATGGGTCCAGAAGAACTCCAGAAGTTCCTTCTGAAAGAGCAAAAG ACGGAGGTGTCGATAACAGAATGCAAGCAGCTGGTGGAGAACTTCAGGAGGGACAAGGAACTTCCAGAAGGCGTCCTGGGCCTGGCAG GTTTCCGGGATATCTTGCTGTCTGACGACCACGACATCTTCAAGAAAGAATGCAGACGCGTGTACCAGGACATGGAGCAACCTCTTAATCATTACTACATAGCATCCTCGCATAACAC ATACCTCGTTCAAGGCCAGCTTGTTGGGAACAGCAGTGTGGAAGGTTATATTACAGCCCTGAAGAAAGGCTGCCGCTGCCTCGAGT TGGACGTCTGGGATGGTCCCAACGATGAGCCGGTCGTCTACCACGGTTACACTCTCACTTCGAAGATCTTGTTCAGGGACATCTTGGACGCTGTCAAGTTGTACGCCTTTGTGGAGTCGCA ATACCCTGTCATCCTGTCACTGGAGAATCACTGCACGATTGAACAGCAGAAAATGATGGCTAAACACCTGGTTGACATACTTGGGG ATCTTCTCCACAAAACTCCCGTGTCTGACAAGGAAGACAAGCTGCCTTCACCAGAATCTCTACTTAACAAAGTCATCGTCAAG GGCAAGAAGCTTAACAAAGATCATACCGTGGACGAAGACGATAGCGACGAAGAGGGAGCACCAAAGCACGCTACC CCCGTAGCAGGGGGACAGCTGGCCGAAGAACTTTCCGAATGCGTCAACTACTGCAAGTCCGCTCACTTTAAGACTTTCCTGGACACTGAAAATT GGAAGTTTTACGAGATGGCATCCTTCAGCGAAGTGAAGGCATCGAACATCTGCGCGATCCCCGCAGGTGCTGTAGAATTTGTCAAGTACAACAGCAAGCATTTTTCGAGAATATATCCCAAGGGAACGAGGACCGACTCCAGCAACTACTGCCCCGTGCCTTTCTGGAACGTTGGCTGCCAAATCG TTGCCTTGAACTACCAGAGCTGGGACCAGAAGACTTTCATCAACGAAGCCAAGTTCTCGACGAATGGCCGATCGGGTTATGTCCTCATGCCAGAGTTCCTTAGGAATGGCACCTTTGACCCTAATAAGATAGATCCGGCAATGAAAAGGACATTGACTGTCAAG ATCATCAGTGGCCAGCAGATCCCGAAGCCAATGGCCGTTGCCGAAGGCGAAGTGGTCGACCCATACGTTATAATCAAGGTCAAGGGACATCCCCTGGACAACCAGAAGGTTAAGACGAAGTTCATCCATAATAATG gattCAATCCATACTGGGGTGAAATCTTCGAACTGGACATACGGGTTCCAGAACTGGCGATGATACTGTTCACTGTCAAAGACGAAAACAGGATCGGCAAGAACATGAAGCTCGGCAAATATGCACTGCCATTCACAGCAATTGCTGAAGGGTACAGACACGTTCATCTTCGGAACGAGGCGTTCGGCCCTCTCGTACCTGCCAGCATTTTTGTTCACGTCACCATCAGAGAATGA
- the LOC135390781 gene encoding 1-phosphatidylinositol 4,5-bisphosphate phosphodiesterase eta-2-like isoform X4: MKLHKVRSSKRFYKRAFQLDLNNLRMGYKNSHKCGILASKPFIDLFDVEEVRKGWKTDVFNVVEGKFRRRKTYLPFSSLNVSEDTCFSLILAPKQNTLDLVAHTPNECDLWVRGLRHIVANCKTQRREQDYERWLKEQFQHADVNDNGSLNFNEIQGLLKQLNISMDKRYSRFLFNAANFKQNKVDGEDVLDPEEFVKFYYSLLSRPDIEKIFKQYTAPNMSIMGPEELQKFLLKEQKTEVSITECKQLVENFRRDKELPEGVLGLAGFRDILLSDDHDIFKKECRRVYQDMEQPLNHYYIASSHNTYLVQGQLVGNSSVEGYITALKKGCRCLELDVWDGPNDEPVVYHGYTLTSKILFRDILDAVKLYAFVESQYPVILSLENHCTIEQQKMMAKHLVDILGDLLHKTPVSDKEDKLPSPESLLNKVIVKGKKLNKDHTVDEDDSDEEGAPKHATPVAGGQLAEELSECVNYCKSAHFKTFLDTENWKFYEMASFSEVKASNICAIPAGAVEFVKYNSKHFSRIYPKGTRTDSSNYCPVPFWNVGCQIVALNYQSWDQKTFINEAKFSTNGRSGYVLMPEFLRNGTFDPNKIDPAMKRTLTVKIISGQQIPKPMAVAEGEVVDPYVIIKVKGHPLDNQKVKTKFIHNNGFNPYWGEIFELDIRVPELAMILFTVKDENRIGKNMKLGKYALPFTAIAEGYRHVHLRNEAFGPLVPASIFVHVTIRE; the protein is encoded by the exons ATGAAACTGCACAAGGTCCGTTCTTCCAAGAGGTTCTACAAGAGGGCTTTCCAGCTAGATCTCAATAACCTCAGGATGGGATACAAGAACTCGCACAAGTGCGGAATCTTGGCCTCGAAACCTTTCA TCGACCTTTTCGATGTGGAGGAGGTGCGCAAGGGCTGGAAGACCGACGTCTTCAACGTGGTCGAGGGGAAATTTCGAAGGCGAAAGACGTACCTTCCCTTCAGCAGTTTGAACGTGAGCGAAGATACCTGCTTCTCGCTCATTTTGGCACCCAAGCAAAACACCTTAGACCTTGTCGCCCACACGCCCAACGAGTGTGACCTCTGGGTTCGAGGGTTGCGCCACATTGTGGCCAACTGCAAGACTCAGCGCAGGGAACAGGACTATGAACG TTGGCTGAAGGAGCAGTTCCAGCATGCTGACGTCAACGACAACGGATCCTTAAACTTCAACGAGATCCAAGGCCTGTTGAAACAGCTGAATATCTCTATGGACAAGCGGTACAGTAGGTTTCTTTTCAAT GCGGCCAACTTCAAGCAGAACAAGGTGGACGGAGAAGACGTGCTTGATCCTGAAGAATTCGTCAAATTCTACTACAGCCTGCTTTCGAGGCCGGACATTGAAAAGATATTTAAACA GTACACTGCTCCGAACATGTCCATAATGGGTCCAGAAGAACTCCAGAAGTTCCTTCTGAAAGAGCAAAAG ACGGAGGTGTCGATAACAGAATGCAAGCAGCTGGTGGAGAACTTCAGGAGGGACAAGGAACTTCCAGAAGGCGTCCTGGGCCTGGCAG GTTTCCGGGATATCTTGCTGTCTGACGACCACGACATCTTCAAGAAAGAATGCAGACGCGTGTACCAGGACATGGAGCAACCTCTTAATCATTACTACATAGCATCCTCGCATAACAC ATACCTCGTTCAAGGCCAGCTTGTTGGGAACAGCAGTGTGGAAGGTTATATTACAGCCCTGAAGAAAGGCTGCCGCTGCCTCGAGT TGGACGTCTGGGATGGTCCCAACGATGAGCCGGTCGTCTACCACGGTTACACTCTCACTTCGAAGATCTTGTTCAGGGACATCTTGGACGCTGTCAAGTTGTACGCCTTTGTGGAGTCGCA ATACCCTGTCATCCTGTCACTGGAGAATCACTGCACGATTGAACAGCAGAAAATGATGGCTAAACACCTGGTTGACATACTTGGGG ATCTTCTCCACAAAACTCCCGTGTCTGACAAGGAAGACAAGCTGCCTTCACCAGAATCTCTACTTAACAAAGTCATCGTCAAG GGCAAGAAGCTTAACAAAGATCATACCGTGGACGAAGACGATAGCGACGAAGAGGGAGCACCAAAGCACGCTACC CCCGTAGCAGGGGGACAGCTGGCCGAAGAACTTTCCGAATGCGTCAACTACTGCAAGTCCGCTCACTTTAAGACTTTCCTGGACACTGAAAATT GGAAGTTTTACGAGATGGCATCCTTCAGCGAAGTGAAGGCATCGAACATCTGCGCGATCCCCGCAGGTGCTGTAGAATTTGTCAAGTACAACAGCAAGCATTTTTCGAGAATATATCCCAAGGGAACGAGGACCGACTCCAGCAACTACTGCCCCGTGCCTTTCTGGAACGTTGGCTGCCAAATCG TTGCCTTGAACTACCAGAGCTGGGACCAGAAGACTTTCATCAACGAAGCCAAGTTCTCGACGAATGGCCGATCGGGTTATGTCCTCATGCCAGAGTTCCTTAGGAATGGCACCTTTGACCCTAATAAGATAGATCCGGCAATGAAAAGGACATTGACTGTCAAG ATCATCAGTGGCCAGCAGATCCCGAAGCCAATGGCCGTTGCCGAAGGCGAAGTGGTCGACCCATACGTTATAATCAAGGTCAAGGGACATCCCCTGGACAACCAGAAGGTTAAGACGAAGTTCATCCATAATAATG gattCAATCCATACTGGGGTGAAATCTTCGAACTGGACATACGGGTTCCAGAACTGGCGATGATACTGTTCACTGTCAAAGACGAAAACAGGATCGGCAAGAACATGAAGCTCGGCAAATATGCACTGCCATTCACAGCAATTGCTGAAGGGTACAGACACGTTCATCTTCGGAACGAGGCGTTCGGCCCTCTCGTACCTGCCAGCATTTTTGTTCACGTCACCATCAGAGAATGA